The Aspergillus chevalieri M1 DNA, chromosome 5, nearly complete sequence genome includes a region encoding these proteins:
- a CDS encoding uncharacterized protein (COG:S;~EggNog:ENOG410PI0W;~InterPro:IPR012677), producing the protein MEYHFVPPEERARDEKGNLLPWGYVYKDESRNPRRPPEETGPFGRRRNARYETARSRTRTGTPAKKENVNVAEFGRLFAQQQEEERTHHTLPKSSSASNLDNPFTEKVATECILYGYKSKDSEWKVIDKYERISRGLICEDYPRSDPNAFGYSQMLSGGDVVIRANLSADANRKSKRYAGGFHWIKITFDSTNAADRACFFSPQEIDGHLVHCELYHGSGPAEDIPIPVESAAASRKAARTLTTSHSTNFLQNQVNERHTLPRSFALSNLSSVLDNEDDESQISTNTASSATATGIEQPATSTLHQRQQLQPQPQPQLQPQPQPQPQLQEPKPESEFMTHIPTVRRTKLRPLTEALPPQPTVTERVLRSIPILSWFTGDIVGDGPLLREDGTFDYDNSNIYWRFWYTVDLLIGTDMCGLKEES; encoded by the exons ATGGAGTATCACTTTGTTCCGCCTGAGGAGCGCGCACGGGACGAGAAGGGAAACCTTCTGCCCTGGGGTTACGTTTATAAAGA CGAATCCCGCAACCCCCGACGACCACCTGAGGAGACTGGACCATTTGGACGAAGGAGAAATGCCCGTTACGAAACCGCACGATCACGGACACGTACCGGAACACCCGCGAAGAAAGAGAACGTCAACGTTGCTGAGTTTGGGCGACTTTTCGCACAACAgcaggaggaagagagaacTCACCACACCTTGCCCAAGTCTTCGTCCGCATCAAATCTCGACAACCCCTTTACGGAGAAGGTCGCGACGGAATGCATACTATACGGATACAAGAGCAAGGATTCGGAGTGGAAGGTGATTGATAAATACGAGAGGATTTCACGAGGCTTGATTTGCGAGGACTATCCGCGCAGCGATCCCAACGCTTTTGGATATTCCCAGATGTTGAGTGGTGGTGATGTAGTTATTCGTGCGAATTTGTCCGCCGACGCGAACCGCAAGTCGAAGCGATATGCCGGAGGTTTCCACTGGATTAAGATTACGTTCGATTCTACCAATGCCGCAGACCGTGCTTGCTTCTTCTCGCCACAGGAGATTGACGGCCACCTTGTTCACTGTGAATTGTATCACGGGTCAGGACCGGCGGAGGACATTCCTATTCCCGTGGAGTCGGCAGCAGCAAGCCGTAAAGCTGCACGAACCTTGACCACTTCTCATTCGACAAACTTCCTACAGAATCAGGTCAACGAACGGCATACCCTGCCGCGATCTTTCGCGTTGAGCAACCTCTCCAGCGTTCTCGAcaatgaagatgacgagTCGCAAATCTCTACCAATACCGCAAGCTCAGCCACGGCAACCGGTATTGAGCAACCTGCTACCTCTACCCTCcaccaacgacaacaacTCCAACCGCAACCGCAACCGCAACTGCAACCccagcctcagcctcaacCTCAGCTCCAAGAACCTAAACCAGAATCCGAGTTCATGACACACATCCCGACAGTGCGTCGGACGAAACTTCGACCGTTGACTGaagctcttcctcctcagcctACGGTTACCGAGCGTGTCCTCCGGTCGATCCCAATCCTCAGCTGGTTCACAGGCGATATCGTTGGCGACGGGCCGCTGCTTCGCGAAGATGGAACGTTCGACTACGACAACTCCAATATCTACTGGCGCTTCTGGTACACGGTTGACTTGCTTATTGGTACGGATATGTGTGGACTGAAGGAGGAATCGTGA
- a CDS encoding putative short-chain dehydrogenase/reductase family protein (COG:Q;~EggNog:ENOG410PVR8;~InterPro:IPR036291,IPR002347;~PFAM:PF08659,PF00106,PF13561;~go_process: GO:0055114 - oxidation-reduction process [Evidence IEA]): MPGAMSPIFGFASYGLRHPRDLFSSVGPTLNELTFGALGSSFDPQRDIGDLTGKVIFVTGGNIGLGKEAIIQLAKHNPSRIYLGARNATKAQDAIASIQETVSSHVDIRYIPLDLASFKSIRAAAGKFNSDSERLDILMLNAGTMGNPPDTTEEGFEVQFGTNHIGHFLLTKLLLPTLQKTAANATPAPDVRVVTLSSVGHSAAPSFDVMTSTPALLDASTWTRYGASKAANILFAAELARRYPEILSVAVHPGAVSSNLYQHAKASAFTRAALAAMSLGFRSVRTGAMNQLFAAGAKKEDLVNGGYYIPIGVHAKTQYASDAELGKKLWEWTEKQIEEKSQS, encoded by the exons ATGCCCGGCGCAATGAGTCCTATCTTCGGTTTCGCGTCCTATGGTCTTCGCCATCCTAGGGATCTTTTCTCTAGCGTTGGTCCCACGCTCAATGAGCTTACGTTCGGCGCTTTGGGCTCGTCATTCGACCCGCAGAGAGATATTGGTGATCTTACCGGGAAGGTTATTTTTGTCACTGGGG GTAACATCGGCCTTGGAAAAGAGGCCATTATCCAACTCGCCAAGCACAATCCCTCCCGTATATACCTAGGGGCTCGCAACGCGACAAAAGCGCAAGATGCCATCGCCTCGATCCAAGAAACCGTCTCCTCTCACGTGGACATCAGATACATCCCTCTCGACCTGGCCTCGTTTAAATCCATCCGCGCGGCCGCAGGAAAGTTCAACTCGGACAGTGAGCGATTGGATATCTTGATGCTAAACGCAGGGACAATGGGAAACCCCCCGGATACCACGGAGGAAGGATTCGAGGTGCAATTTGGAACGAATCATATTGGCCATTTCCTGCTCACGAAGCTGCTTCTGCCCACGCTGCAGAAGACCGCCGCGAATGCGACTCCCGCGCCGGATGTTAGAGTCGTGACGTTGAGCTCTGTGGGCCACAGTGCTGCCCCATCGTTCGATGTTATGACATCCACCCCTGCTCTGCTGGACGCAAGCACATGGACTCGCTATGGCGCGTCCAAGGCTGCGAATATCCTCTTTGCGGCGGAACTTGCGCGCCGGTATCCGGAAATCCTGTCTGTCGCGGTCCACCCGGGCGCTGTGTCCAGCAACTTGTACCAGCATGCTAAGGCATCAGCGTTCACTAGAGCTGCTCTTGCAGCTATGTCGCTTGGTTTCCGGAGTGTACGGACTGGGGCGATGAACCAGCtgtttgctgctggtgccaaGAAGGAGGACTTGGTTAATGGGGGTTACTATATTCCAATTGGGGTGCATGCTAAGACGCAGTATGCGTCTGATGCTGAACTGGGTAAGAAGCTTTGGGAGTGGACTGAGAAGCAGATTGAGGAGAAATCCCAATCGTGA
- a CDS encoding uncharacterized protein (COG:S;~EggNog:ENOG410PYGQ;~InterPro:IPR005645,IPR029058;~PFAM:PF03959) produces MKFLCLHGAGTNDEIFDLQSGGIRHSLEEKGHTFRFINGGVLSDPEPEIASIMDGPFYKHYTVNTPPGPTLSTALQYTLSIIEKEGPFDAVMGFSQGAALACSLLIHHAKTHPDESPLFKMAVFICGATVWDVDNGLEALQPTPGTSAVGIPTVHIVGKQDPLYAEGKKLYGLCEPEKAVFYDHGSRHMIPFDLVNTERMAGIVEETVKQVEGL; encoded by the exons ATGAAGTTCCTTTGTCTTCATGGCGCTGGAACCAATGATGAG ATATTCGACCTCCAATCCG GCGGTATACGTCACTCCTTAGAAGAAAAAGGCCACACCTTCAGATTCATCAATGGGGGAGTACTATCCGACCCCGAGCCTG AAATCGCAAGCATCATGGACGGCCCCTTCTACAAGCACTACACAGTCAATACACCCCCAGGCCCCACCCTCTCCACAGCCCTTCAATACACCCTCTCCATAATCGAAAAGGAAGGCCCCTTCGACGCCGTAATGGGTTTCTCGCAAGGCGCAGCCCTCGCCTGCTCCCTGCTAATCCACCATGCCAAAACCCATCCCGATGAATCCCCGCTGTTCAAAATGGCCGTGTTTATCTGCGGCGCGACGGTGTGGGATGTGGATAATGGTTTGGAGGCTTTGCAGCCGACGCCGGGGACTTCTGCGGTGGGGATTCCCACGGTGCATATTGTCGGGAAGCAGGATCCGTTGTAtgcggaggggaagaagctGTATGGGTTGTGTGAGCCTGAGAAGGCGGTATTTTATGATCATGGGTCGAGGCATATGATTCCGTTTGATTTAGTGAATACGGAGAGGATGGCGGGGATTGTAGAGGAGACGGTCAAGCAAGTGGAGGGTCTATAG
- a CDS encoding palmitoyl-(protein) hydrolase (COG:I;~EggNog:ENOG410PPHI;~InterPro:IPR003140,IPR029058;~MEROPS:MER0200434;~PFAM:PF02230,PF03959;~go_function: GO:0016787 - hydrolase activity [Evidence IEA]) has product MPPRAPYVVPALKKHTATVIMAHGLGDSGAGWMSLAQNWRRRCMFDEVAFIFPNAPMIPITVNFGMTMPGWYDLTKLGRDLDFEESIRTQDEPGILRSREYFNTLIQEQIDNGIKPSRIVLGGFSQGGAMSVFSGITNKEKLGGVFGLSCYLLLSDRIKNFMPEDWPNKKTPFFLAHGLDDNVVPHSFGEMSAKAMKELGLEDVNFRSYPDLPHSADPAEIEDLEQFLGKVLPAEGAGESAGL; this is encoded by the exons ATGCCGCCTCGCGCCCCTTATGTCGTTCCCGCGCTCAAGAAGCACACCGCGACGGTGATAATGGCCCACGGTTTGGGTGATAG TGGCGCTGGATG GATGTCCCTCGCTCAGAACTGGCGCCGTCGTTGCATGTTCGATGAAGTCGCTTTCATTTTCCCTAATGCGCCCATGATTCCCATCACAGTG AACTTTGGTATGACCATGCCTGGTTGGTATGATCTTACCAAGCTTGGTCGCGAT CTCGACTTCGAAGAATCTATTCGCACCCAAGACGAACCCGGCATCCTCCGTTCCCGCGAATACTTCAACACCCTGATCCAGGAGCAGATCGACAACGGCATCAAACCCTCTCGGATTGTCCTCGGTGGTTTTTCCCAGGGAGGTGCCATGTCCGTTTTCTCGGGTATCACAAACAAGGAGAAGCTGGGTGGTGTCTTCGGTCTTTCTTGCTACTTGCTTCTGAGTGATCGGATCAAGAACTTCATGCCTGAGGACTGGCCGAATAAGAAgactcctttcttccttgcaCATGGTCTTGATGATAATGTTGTGCCGCATTCGTTTGGTGAGATGTCTGCTAAGGCGATGAAGGAGTTGGGATTGGAGGATGTTAACTTCCGTTCTTACCC TGACCTTCCTCACTCTGCTGACCCGGCGGAGATTGAAGACCTTGAGCAATTCCTTGGAAAAGTTCTCCCTGCTGAAGGTGCTGGTGAGTCCGCGGGCCTGTGA
- a CDS encoding uncharacterized protein (COG:S;~EggNog:ENOG410PR5Z;~InterPro:IPR010828;~PFAM:PF07247) — MEINQLEKLRPVGRLEQYSTARNPLGFYYNVAVAATYTLPESSLSIKDYVYRACEAAIFQHPILCAIPVGEDTKEPHWARLPEIDLGRSVSSQKRSHPFPGEDEKDDELEKLLNIQHNIAFSPPLPYWRVCLLLDAGNKRRFTAAFVFHHAVGDGTSGKAFHKSFLEGLHAVTESSAETRQVISSPTMPLLPSIEEIHPMTLTIPYLATTLFKEKVWSWRDPGLWTGSEIRVPLETQMRHIVIPKSLATSFRHACRRNNTTITAALQTIVSRAVFTHIPDNFTQLKCNGPLSSRKFLPDIVTDDSIGVWIQDYNEFYSRDDVMLDSFPWSEAQRSRRTIESTLSLQGTNASPNLLRYVNDFHQELFLSKVGKQRGSSFELSNIGVFAPGLNLNDDPSKPHIGRMIFSQCASVTGCAVEISVISGGDGCLVLALSWQTGVVEEGLASSVIETVEKEVHELAQE, encoded by the exons ATGGAAATAAACCAGCTCGAAAAACTGCGACCTGTTG GTCGATTGGAGCAATACTCCACCGCGCGTAACCCCCTCGGGTTCTACTACAATGTCGCAGTTGCTGCAACATATACACTCCCTGAGTCATCTCTTTCGATCAAAGATTACGTCTACAGAGCATGCGAGGCGGCAATCTTTCAGCATCCAATTCTGTGCGCCATTCCTGTCGGCGAAGATACCAAGGAGCCTCATTGGGCGCGTCTTCCTGAGATCGACCTGGGGCGTTCTGTATCGTCCCAAAAACGCAGCCACCCTTTCCCAGGTGAGGATGAGAAAGATGATGAATTAgagaagctgctgaatattCAGCATAACATCGCATTTTCTCCGCCACTTCCGTATTGGAGGGTTTGTCTTCTGCTTGATGCGGGGAATAAGCGCCGTTTTACGGCGGCTTTTGTATTCCATCATGCTGTCGGTGATGGTACCTCTGGAAAGGCTTTCCACAAGTCTTTCCTAGAGGGTCTACATGCGGTTACTGAATCGTCAGCGGAAACACGGCAAGTCATTTCCTCGCCTACAATGCCACTTCTCCCGAGCATTGAAGAGATCCATCCTATGACCCTCACCATCCCATACCTTGCTACTACCTTGTTCAAAGAGAAGGTCTGGTCCTGGAGGGATCCTGGGCTGTGGACTGGGTCAGAGATCCGTGTCCCACTTGAGACGCAAATGCGCCATATTGTCATTCCCAAGTCTCTCGCAACATCTTTCAGGCATGCTTGTCGCCGGAATAATACCACTATCACCGCGGCTTTGCAGACAATTGTTTCCCGCGCTGTCTTTACACATATACCCGATAATTTTACGCAGCTCAAGTGCAATGGCCCCCTCTCCTCCCGGAAATTCCTCCCTGATATCGTCACCGACGATTCGATAGGTGTCTGGATACAGGACTACAATGAATTTTACTCACGCGACGACGTCATGTTGGATTCTTTTCCTTGGAGCGAAGCCCAGCGATCTCGAAGGACGATAGAAAGCACCCTAAGCCTTCAGGGAACGAACGCTTCACCAAACCTCCTCAGATACGTCAACGATTTCCACCAAGAACTCTTCCTATCCAAGGTAGGAAAGCAACGAGGATCCAGTTTCGAACTGTCCAATATTGGCGTCTTTGCACCCGGTCTCAATTTGAATGATGATCCTTCAAAGCCGCATATTGGCCGCATGATCTTCTCTCAGTGTGCTAGTGTTACGGGATGCGCTGTTGAAATCTCAGTCATTTCGGGTGGTGACGGGTGCTTGGTTTTGGCACTCTCATGGCAGACGGGTGTTGTCGAGGAGGGATTGGCTTCCTCCGTCATTGAGACGGTTGAGAAGGAGGTGCATGAACTTGCACAGGAATGA
- a CDS encoding putative GPI anchored protein (COG:O;~EggNog:ENOG410PWXE;~SECRETED:SignalP(1-17)), producing MKLSILSLAALTPLVAAHFKLDYPTARGENEDTMTTFPCGGLARSSERTKVSISDGSFPVAVTMGHTQTAFEVLLSLGNDPSTNFNVSLVPTFGARGLGSLCIPHVAFDEDILGVNITDGMNATVQVQSNGDPTGGLYACADIQFSSSTEYSNPSSCKNNTNVAAAPFTGEAAQRNANESTANGGAQSGGSSTSDSDSASTSTGGAVALQTAAWRMLGAAVVGGMAVL from the exons ATGAAGCTCTCCATTCTCTCCCTCGCAGCCCTCACGCCCCTTGTGGCCGCTCACTTCAAGCTGGACTACCCAACTGCCCGCGGTGAAAATGAAGACACAATGACCACCTTCCCCTGCGGTGGTCTGGCTCGGTCGTCTGAGCGCACCAAGGTCTCTATTTCTGATGGTTCCTTCCCTGTGGCCGTGACAATGGGTCACACGCAGACTGCTTTCGAAGTACTGTTGTCTCTGGGCAATGACCCCAGTACCAACTTCAATGTTTCGCTGGTGCCGACTTTTGGAGCACGGGGATTGGGATCGCTTTGTATTCCGCACGTTGCCTTTGACGAGGACATATTGGGGGTCAATATCACAGACGGCATGAATGCCACTGTGCAGGTTCAGAGTAATGGCGATCCTACTGGAGGTCTTTACGCG TGCGCGGATATTCAATTCTCCTCTAGCACCGAATATTCAAACCCCTCGTCCTGCAAGAACAACACCAACGTCGCTGCCGCGCCATTCACCGGCGAAGCTGCGCAGCGCAATGCCAACGAGTCTACTGCCAATGGCGGCGCACAGAGCGGTGGATCTTCGACCTCGGACTCGGATTCGGCTTCCACATCGACTGGCGGTGCTGTCGCTTTGCAAACCGCTGCTTGGCGTATGCTTGGTGCGGCGGTTGTTGGTGGTATGGCGGTGCTGTGA
- a CDS encoding copper transporter family protein (COG:P;~EggNog:ENOG410PQ4J;~InterPro:IPR007274;~PFAM:PF04145;~TransMembrane:3 (o54-74i149-165o171-192i);~go_component: GO:0016021 - integral component of membrane [Evidence IEA];~go_function: GO:0005375 - copper ion transmembrane transporter activity [Evidence IEA];~go_process: GO:0035434 - copper ion transmembrane transport [Evidence IEA]), with amino-acid sequence MDMDMGSSDMSGMSDMSGMDHSSSSSSSMSMAMVFVNNHDTPLFSNAWTPSSSGTYAGTCIFLIALAIIGRCLVAFKAIMEQRWTAAHLNRRYVTVAGKTSEAGRIDSDPDAKTASLVTPQGVEETVKVVRRVTNEPLPWRFSVDLPRALIYLCITGVSYLLMLAVMTMNVGYFCSVLGGAFLGELAVGRYIQWNEHDH; translated from the exons ATGGACATGGATATGGGAAGCAGCGACATGTCTGGCATGTCTGATATGTCCGGAATGGACcactcctcatcctcatcttcgtcaaTGTCCATGGCCATGGTCTTTGTTAACAACCACGACACTCCTCTCTTCTCCAATGCCTGGACACCCTCATCCAGCGGCACCTATGCCGGAACCTGTATCTTCCTTATCGCCCTCGCCATCATCGGACGATGCCTCGTCGCCTTCAAAGCCATCATGGAACAACGATGGACAGCTGCTCACCTCAACCGCCGTTATGTCACCGTCGCGGGCAAGACTTCCGAAGCCGGACGTATCGATTCTGACCCCGATGCAAAAACTGCTTCTTTGGTAACTCCTCAGGGCGTGGAAGAGACGGTCAAGGTGGTGCGTCGGGTGACGAACGAGCCGCtaccatggaggttcagcgTGGACCTTCCTCGAGCATTGATTTACCTCTGTATTACTGGAGTGTCTTATTTACt GATGTTGGCTGTCATGACGATGAACGTGGGATATTTTTGCTCCGTGCTGGGAGGTGCTTTTCTAGGAGAACTGGCTGTCGGACGATACATTCAATGGAACGAGCACGATCATTGA
- a CDS encoding uncharacterized protein (COG:P,Q;~EggNog:ENOG410PHKD;~InterPro:IPR017938,IPR017927,IPR013130,IPR013121, IPR039261,IPR013112;~PFAM:PF08022,PF01794,PF08030;~TransMembrane:7 (n10-18c26/27o36-58i106-132o144-164i185-203o223-242i249-269o275-294i);~go_function: GO:0016491 - oxidoreductase activity [Evidence IEA];~go_process: GO:0055114 - oxidation-reduction process [Evidence IEA]): MSMSMSMSMGGMGGMSGMGHMSMGAGVPDPFYLQRMYWAVVGSAIGAAALVNFFNWYLARQRLRDSTNTPAKPKSIFFVFCATATTLVREASYATIPPLSFKGRTFYFAPLGPVAIILANIVTLMVLCFYKLDTTNQWKWEDVGYRTGFITIAQLPLIFLLAGRQNIIGYLAGMGYERLNWFHRWISRTLWLTATIHMGFWFRDWGQYDYITYQLKNDALAKRGFAAWIILSFIVISSVAPVRNISYEFFVLQHLVTFVGFIVAVWLHAPNEVKAWVWIPIGLLIFDRVARYAWATYANLSIFHRSANPKHPLWANRASFTPLPGNVTRITIENPGISWRPGQHVFLTCHSIVPLQCHPFTIVSLPEDNNMEFLVRAAKGGTRLFFRYASKNHQILGSGGTSPQKGERTVFIDGPYGMYRSLRQFDSVVLLAGGTGATFIIPCLRDIVAAWKGESQHQDSKTRQAATKRIRFVWVIKSRAHLSWFDSQLQTVLAAVDECRSNQPGLIREIEMSIYVTCDEALEPTSTTIDRTICSQAQTITPSSAEMHDEKGPITQKEDNVTVQPISSSSSSNQPATGCLPKGGCCCTDRVEDEDEITEQHHCTCSGHAAVPTSPVIENKIGEKATSNMSPIKSALPIFSGRPQPRTIIRKILEKAEGESAVVVCGPRGLSDEVRRSVVSLSDERAVHKGTGAQGIYLHVESFGW, from the exons atgtccatgtccatgtccatgtcAATGGGAGGCATGGGCGGCATGTCCGGCATGGGCCATATGTCCATGGGCGCCGGCGTGCCAGATCCTTTCTATCTTCAGAGGATGTACTGGGCAGTGGTAGGAAGTGCTATTGGAGCTGCTGCCCTCGTCAACTTCTTCAATTGGTATCTGGCTCGTCAGAG ACTGCGAGATTCGACCAACACTCCTGCTAAACCCAAATCGATATTCTTCGTATTCTGCGCTACTGCCACAACACTGGTACGCGAAGCAAGTTATGCGACTATACCTCCGTTATCTTTCAAAGGCCGTACCTTTTATTTTGCTCCTCTGGGACCGGTTGCCATCATCCTTGCCAACATAGTCACGCTTATGGTGCTTTGCTTCTACAAACTGGACACAACAAACCAGTGGAAATGGGAGGACGTGGGCTACCGCACGGGATTCATCACCATTGCGCAGTTGCCATTAATCTTTCTGCTGGCTGGGAGACAGAATATCATCGGATATCTGGCTGGCATGGGCTACGAACGACTCAATTGGTTTCATCGATGGATCTCTCGGACTTTGTGGCTGACGGCCACCATCCATATGGGCTTCTGGTTTCGTGACTGGGGTCAATACGACTATATCACGTACCAACTGAAAAACGATGCCCTGGCGAAGCGTGGATTTGCGGCATGGATAATTTTAAGTTTCATCGTCATTTCCTCCGTCGCTCCCGTGCGAAATATAAGCTATGAGTTCTTCGTGTTACAGCATCTTGTCACGTTTGTGGGCTTCATAGTCGCCGTATGGCTTCATGCTCCGAATGAGGTTAAAGCCTGGGTGTGGATCCCGATTGGACTGCTGATCTTCGATCGTGTTGCACGATATGCATGGGCTACCTACGCCAATCTGTCGATCTTTCACCGTTCGGCCAACCCCAAACATCCACTCTGGGCAAATCGCGCCTCCTTCACACCGTTGCCAGGGAACGTGACTCGCATAACGATTGAGAACCCTGGCATCAGTTGGAGGCCGGGTCAGCATGTGTTCCTCACCTGCCACTCCATTGTGCCACTGCAATGCCATCCGTTCACCATCGTCTCCCTTCCGGAGGATAACAATATGGAATTCTTGGTCCGCGCAGCAAAGGGTGGCACGAGACTATTTTTCCGCTACGCATCCAAGAACCATCAAATTCTCGGCTCGGGAGGAACATCGCCACAAAAGGGGGAGCGCACTGTATTTATCGACGGTCCATACGGAATGTACAGGTCACTCCGCCAATTCGACTCCGTCGTTTTATTAGCAGGAGGCACGGGTGCGACATTCATAATTCCCTGTCTCAGGGATATTGTGGCGGCATGGAAAGGAGAGTCGCAGCACCAAGATTCCAAAACACGACAGGCCGCAACCAAACGGATCCGATTCGTGTGGGTGATCAAATCACGCGCTCACTTGAGCTGGTTTGACTCGCAGCTGCAGACAGTGCTTGCAGCCGTCGATGAGTGCCGAAGCAACCAACCAGGCCTTATACGAGAAATAGAGATGAGCATCTACGTCACTTGTGATGAGGCACTGGAGCCAACTAGCACCACAATAGACCGGACAATATGTTCACAAGCACAAACCATCACCCCCTCTTCAGCTGAAATGCATGATGAAAAGGGGCCAATAACCcaaaaagaagacaatgtCACAGTTCAACCGATCTCCTCTAGCTCATCCTCCAACCAACCAGCGACAGGGTGCCTTCCAAAGGGTGGGTGCTGCTGTACAGACCGCGtcgaagatgaggatgaaatCACCGAACAGCACCATTGCACCTGTTCTGGACATGCAGCTGTCCCTACTAGCCCTGTCATTGAAAACAAGATTGGCGAGAAAGCCACGTCCAACATGTCACCAATAAAAAGCGCCCTTCCCATTTTCTCTGGCCGCCCACAACCACGGACCATCATCCGAAAAATCCTGGAGAAAGCCGAAGGCGAGAGTGCGGTGGTGGTCTGCGGACCACGGGGACTATCAGATGAAGTCCGCCGGAGCGTAGTGTCTCTTAGTGATGAACGGGCTGTGCATAAGGGGACTGGTGCTCAGGGGATTTATTTGCACGTTGAGAGCTTCGGATGGTAA
- a CDS encoding uncharacterized protein (COG:S;~EggNog:ENOG410PQYA;~InterPro:IPR012882,IPR036249;~PFAM:PF07955;~go_component: GO:0005739 - mitochondrion [Evidence IEA];~go_function: GO:0016491 - oxidoreductase activity [Evidence IEA];~go_process: GO:0055114 - oxidation-reduction process [Evidence IEA]) — MFRFPKSLPPITLFHNPTLTSSAHALTILKQASTTASETATEDQASDYSNHAKNQQAEFQLEVTESAPTNDQLRSILDYVADNGVGKKKTYVPGEIVKGARDAEDALARFKEDKERFVRPITVDWNGGRAIIGDNQSEILSMLRQVGESDVD; from the exons ATGTTCCGCTTT CCCAAATCCCTCCCCCCAATCACCCTCTTCCACAACCCCACCCTaacctcctccgcccacgCCCTCACAATCCTCaagcaagcctccaccaccgcctccgAAACAGCCACCGAAGACCAAGCCTCCGACTACTCCAACCACGCCAAGAATCAGCAGGCCGAGTTCCAGCTGGAAGTCACCGAGAGTGCGCCCACGAATGACCAGCTGAGGAGTATTCTGGATTATGTTGCGGATAATGGGGttgggaagaaaaagacgTATGTGCCGGGGGAGATTGTGAAGGGGGCGAGGGATGCGGAGGATGCGTTGGCGAGGTTTAAGGAGGATAAGGAGAGGTTTGTTAGGCCGATT ACTGTCGACTGGAACGGTGGACGTGCCATCATTGGTGACAACCAGTCTGAGATTCTCAGTATGTTGCGCCAGGTTGGCGAGTCGGACGTCGACTAA